In a genomic window of Streptomyces sp. BHT-5-2:
- a CDS encoding glutamine synthetase family protein, translating to MGSRAEQRESARQSAARLDSEGVGNVALTWVDNAGINRVKAVPTQRLADAATRGVGMSPVFDVFTSADGITASDHLGGPDGDLRLFPDLERLTALAAQPGWAWAPADRYDQQGRPHPACQRLFARRMADRAAAAGLEVRMGFETEWVVARVPQGPADAGRLDYPTTAPAYGMARVVALSDYLRDVTEALTVQGVEVLQLHPEYAPGQFEVSTAPADPVRAADDVVLVRETIRAVSARHGLRASFAPSVVAGEVGNGCHLHLGLYRDGTSLHRAADADWSLAPDATAFLAGVLDALPALLAIGCPSPASYLRLQPSHWAGVYQCWGVENREAALRLVIGAPDEPDGGHAEVKTFDAAANPYLAVGTVLAAGLHGIDTAARLPAPQTGDPGVLGVRERARRGIVRLPATLTEAADRFEKSAPLREALGEVLHGAVLAVRRAEEAHYAAYEPAEIAAATRWCW from the coding sequence ATGGGATCGCGGGCGGAACAGCGCGAGAGCGCCCGCCAGTCGGCGGCGCGGCTCGACTCGGAGGGGGTCGGCAATGTCGCGCTGACGTGGGTGGACAACGCGGGCATCAACCGCGTCAAGGCCGTGCCGACGCAGCGGCTGGCGGACGCCGCGACACGGGGCGTCGGCATGTCGCCGGTGTTCGACGTCTTCACCTCCGCCGACGGCATCACCGCCTCCGACCACCTCGGCGGACCCGACGGCGATCTGCGGCTCTTCCCCGACCTGGAGCGGCTCACCGCCCTTGCCGCGCAGCCGGGTTGGGCCTGGGCGCCGGCCGACCGCTACGACCAGCAGGGCCGGCCGCACCCCGCCTGCCAGCGGCTGTTCGCCCGCCGGATGGCCGACCGGGCGGCCGCCGCGGGCCTGGAGGTGCGGATGGGCTTCGAGACGGAGTGGGTGGTCGCCCGCGTCCCGCAGGGCCCCGCCGACGCCGGGCGGCTCGACTACCCCACCACCGCCCCCGCCTACGGCATGGCCCGGGTCGTGGCACTCTCCGACTACCTCCGCGACGTCACCGAGGCCCTCACCGTCCAGGGCGTCGAGGTCCTCCAGCTCCACCCCGAGTACGCGCCCGGCCAGTTCGAGGTCAGCACCGCGCCCGCCGACCCGGTGCGCGCCGCCGACGACGTCGTCCTGGTCCGCGAGACGATCCGCGCGGTCTCCGCCCGGCACGGGCTGCGCGCCTCCTTCGCCCCGTCCGTCGTCGCCGGCGAGGTCGGCAACGGCTGCCATCTGCACCTCGGCCTCTACCGCGACGGCACCAGCCTGCACCGGGCCGCCGACGCCGACTGGTCCCTGGCGCCGGACGCCACCGCGTTCCTCGCCGGTGTCCTGGACGCACTGCCCGCCCTGCTCGCCATCGGCTGCCCCTCGCCCGCCAGTTACCTGCGGCTGCAGCCCTCGCACTGGGCCGGGGTCTACCAGTGCTGGGGCGTGGAGAACCGCGAGGCCGCGCTCCGGCTGGTGATCGGCGCCCCCGACGAGCCCGACGGCGGGCACGCCGAGGTCAAGACCTTCGACGCCGCCGCCAACCCCTACCTCGCCGTCGGCACGGTGCTCGCCGCCGGGCTGCACGGCATCGACACCGCGGCCCGCCTGCCCGCCCCGCAGACCGGCGACCCCGGTGTCCTCGGCGTCCGCGAGCGCGCCCGGCGCGGCATCGTCCGGCTGCCCGCCACCCTCACCGAAGCCGCCGACCGGTTCGAGAAGTCGGCGCCGCTGCGGGAGGCGCTCGGCGAGGTGCTGCACGGCGCGGTGCTCGCGGTCCGGCGGGCCGAGGAGGCCCACTACGCCGCGTACGAGCCGGCGGAGATCGCCGCGGCCACCCGCTGGTGCTGGTGA
- a CDS encoding amidohydrolase family protein, with the protein MAAHAPGPGAPDVLAGLPPLVDHHCHGVVRHEPDPGTFAAFLTESDRPPAAGTTFLDTQTGFAVRRWCPPLLDLPTHCPPERYLARRRELGPDETRRRLLSATGIGAYLVDTGLPGDLTGPAETAGAGGGTGHEVVRLEALAERTAAAHRGGGGAGTADAAEEFTDALDRAVRAAAHTAIAFKSVAAYRHGLALDPRPPGPDAVRAAARDWLAAGAPRLTDPVLLRHLIWRAVATGRPLQLHTGFGDPDLRLDHADPTLLTDLVRATADTGTDLVLLHCYPYHRQAAYLAGVFPHVHADVGLTLTHIGPRAPAVLAEFLELAPFGKLLFSTDAYGLPELYVVGSALFRTALGEVLGEWTASGAWSEADARRVAAMLAADNARRVYGLDGAGGTVDR; encoded by the coding sequence ATGGCCGCGCACGCCCCGGGGCCCGGCGCCCCCGACGTGCTGGCCGGACTCCCGCCGCTGGTGGACCACCACTGCCACGGGGTGGTCCGCCACGAACCGGACCCGGGGACGTTCGCCGCCTTCCTCACCGAGTCGGACCGGCCGCCCGCGGCGGGCACCACGTTCCTCGACACCCAGACCGGCTTCGCGGTCCGCCGCTGGTGCCCGCCGCTGCTCGACCTGCCTACGCACTGCCCGCCCGAGCGCTATCTGGCCCGTCGCCGCGAACTGGGCCCGGACGAGACCCGGCGGCGGCTGCTGTCCGCCACCGGGATCGGCGCCTACCTCGTCGACACCGGCCTGCCCGGCGACCTGACCGGACCGGCGGAGACGGCCGGCGCGGGCGGCGGCACCGGACATGAGGTGGTGCGGCTGGAGGCCCTGGCCGAACGGACCGCGGCCGCACACCGCGGAGGCGGCGGGGCCGGCACCGCGGACGCCGCCGAGGAGTTCACCGACGCCCTGGACCGTGCCGTGCGCGCGGCGGCGCACACCGCGATCGCCTTCAAGTCGGTGGCCGCCTACCGCCACGGCCTCGCCCTGGACCCCCGGCCGCCGGGCCCGGACGCGGTGCGCGCCGCCGCCCGCGACTGGCTCGCCGCGGGCGCGCCCCGCCTCACCGACCCCGTCCTGCTGCGCCACCTCATCTGGCGGGCCGTCGCCACCGGCCGCCCGCTCCAACTCCACACCGGCTTCGGCGATCCGGACCTGAGGCTGGACCACGCCGATCCGACGCTGCTCACCGACCTCGTCCGGGCCACCGCGGACACCGGCACCGACCTGGTGCTGCTGCACTGCTACCCGTACCACCGGCAGGCCGCCTACCTCGCCGGGGTCTTCCCGCACGTCCACGCCGACGTCGGGCTGACGCTCACCCACATCGGTCCGCGGGCGCCCGCGGTGCTCGCCGAGTTCCTGGAGCTGGCGCCGTTCGGCAAGTTGCTGTTCTCCACCGACGCCTACGGGCTGCCGGAGCTGTACGTGGTCGGCAGCGCGCTGTTCCGGACGGCGCTGGGGGAGGTGCTGGGCGAATGGACCGCGTCCGGGGCGTGGTCGGAGGCGGACGCCCGGCGGGTCGCGGCGATGCTGGCGGCGGACAACGCACGGCGGGTGTACGGGCTGGACGGCGCCGGCGGGACGGTCGACCGGTAA